One Nicotiana sylvestris chromosome 12, ASM39365v2, whole genome shotgun sequence genomic window carries:
- the LOC138883114 gene encoding uncharacterized protein — protein MLKQLYTNKLKEKEKRKEEEQELRLTNEIEKFKLQLEEVQDNPPNISINEINDQSDNDKDPGENYSETSETYTELIEKTEKIKTNPEINTGDMAEDKPNTSGVKNPRQLNPTYYRTTYQDKGTQTDERQETKDIFAILATLSLQMDGMGKRLQQLEESQSSQQHDYKNAELSRSEDSKLPELEGDVGKLQKTHNTVGLYTAAGTNKQVNKKPHINVNLNNIFDKPITPKRPKETIVTTPQTSTYANSLHQNNKIYNHITHTYIKNIYKIQTFLNLNPRATTTIDPTQDYLTQKLQGYNRLIAQPKTRANLVKICYNYGLLSTVYTYDGEEISGIPELYKAFITFKRITKGNLFFIKFYTAPAEILYDEIKPIIQVVKIGLTRDMIIPEEIEQQPEIPKIEIPCFYANKRIIGIATIIQELANNYLQENAIWSYYSRDQLMIYANSRELRQGDMDEVQK, from the exons atgCTAAAACAGCTATATactaataaactaaaagaaaaagaaaaacgtaaagaagaagaacaagaactaAGACTGACAAATGAGATAGAGAAATttaaattacagttagaagaggTACAGGATAATCCACCAAATATAAGCATAAACGagataaatgaccaaagtgataacgaCAAAGATCcaggagaaaactattcagaaacaagtgaaacgtacacagaacttatagaaaaaacagaaaaaataaaaacaaatccaGAAATAAACACAGGAGATATGGCCGAGGATAAACCAAACACATCAGGAGTAAAAAATCCAAGACaactaaacccaacctattacaga actacctatcaagacaaaggtacccaaactgaTGAAAGACAAGAAACGAAAGATATATTTGCAATCCTTGCTACTCTATCTTTACAGATGgatggtatgggaaaaagattgcAACAGCTAGAAGAAAGCCAGtcaagtcagcagcatgactataaaaatgcggagctaagtcgatcggaagactcaaaacttccagagttagaaggagacgttgggaaactccaaaaaacccataacacagttggtttatatacagctgcaggtacaaatAAACAAGTTAACAagaagccacatatcaatgtcaATTTAAACAACATATTTGATAAACCAATTACTCCGAAAAGGCCAAAAGAAACAATAGTTACAACACCACAAACCTCAACCTATGCCAACAGCCTACACCAAAATAACAAAATATACAACCATATTACTCATACCTATATTAAGAATATATACAAAATTCAAACATTCCTAAACCTGAACCCCAGAGCAACTACTACAATAGATCCAACACAGGACTATTTAACCCAAAAACTCCaaggatataataggcttattgCACAGCCAAAAACTAGAGCCAATTTAGTAAAAATATGTTACAATTACGGATTACTTAGCACGGTATATACCTATGATGGGGAAGAGATAagtggaataccagagctatacaaagcatttatTACATTCAAAAGAATTACAAAaggaaatttattttttataaaattctatacagcaccagctgaGATACTATACGATGAGATAAAACCTATTATACAAGTTGTAAAAATAGGATtgacacgagatatgataataccagaaGAAATAGAACAACAACCAGAAATACCGAAAATCGAGATACCATGTTTTTATGCCAACAAAAGAATAATTGGGATAGCAACTATTATCCAAGAGCTAGCCAACAATTATTTACAAgaaaatgctatctggagctactactCAAGGGACCAACTAATGATATATGCAAATTCAagagaactacgacaaggagatatggatgaagtccaaaaatga
- the LOC138883115 gene encoding uncharacterized protein, translated as MADRTIKSMLGIIDDVLVRVYKFILPAEFIILDCEGDYKVPIILGRPLLAMGKALVDVEAGELTFRVGDEKVVFHVCKSMRQPNSNEVCSFVDWVIDGIVDDASATMNVEDKLEAAFLNLDDDKESDG; from the coding sequence atggcagATCGAACAATCAAGAGCAtgttgggtattattgatgatgttttgGTTAGAGTTTATAAGTTCATCCTCCCAGCGGAATTCATTATCCTTGATTGTGAAGGGGACTATAAGGTGcctattattttgggtagacctCTCCTTGCTATGGGGAAGGCTCTTGTTGATGTGGAGGctggtgagctcactttccgggtgggtgacgaaaaggtggtcttccatgtgtgcaaatcaatgaggcaaccaaatagtAATGAAGTTTGTTCGTTTGTCGATTGGGTGATCGATGGGATAGTTGATGATGCTAGTGCAACAATGAATGTTGAGGACAAATTGGAAGCCGCTTTTCTCAACCTAGATGATGATAAGGAGAGTGATGGTTAG
- the LOC138883116 gene encoding uncharacterized protein, which yields MALPNNEAQSVVAFLKKNIFTRFGTPRAIISDGGSHFCNQTFDTLLSKYGVTHKVLALYHPQASGHVEVYNREIRSILSKIMNAKRTDWSRKLDDDRWAYRMTYKMPLGCLHID from the coding sequence ATGGCTTTGCCCAATAATGAAGCTCAAAGTGTGGTGGCCTTCTTGAAAAAgaacatcttcacaaggtttgggaCCCCAAGGGCCATTATAAGTGATGGGGGTTCACATTTTTGCAACCAGACTTTTGATACACTActttccaagtatggtgtcactcataaagtctTAGCCCTCTACCATCCTCAAGCAAGCGGACATGTTGAAGTCTATAACCGGGAGATCAGGAGCATTTTGTCAAAGATCATGAATGCCAAACGGACtgattggtcaagaaaacttgatgatgATCGTTGGGCTTATAGGATGACCTACAAGATGCCATTGGGATGTCTCCATATCGACTAG